Proteins encoded together in one Lathyrus oleraceus cultivar Zhongwan6 chromosome 5, CAAS_Psat_ZW6_1.0, whole genome shotgun sequence window:
- the LOC127082425 gene encoding protein FAR1-RELATED SEQUENCE 9, with the protein MDGSSIFIECGSSQEEDVEVDHGDCDGDDDDSLWVPEIGMCFSCLEEVKTYYQDPTKARLFKANKKMNLHVRRTIQINDDAGVRINKTFQSLVKDAGEHENIPFCEKVVRNYINKERRAIGKEGDGKTLISYFCKMREQNTDFFYDIYLDDDFHVRNVFWVDARNRAAYEYFGDVVTFDTTYLTNKYDMPFAAFVGVNHHSQSTLLGCGLLSGEDTDSFVWLFKSWLRCMLEKSPLGIVTDQYKAMKNAIELVFPTTRHRRCLWHIMIFFPEKLSGYGEYKRIKYEMKEAVYDTFTTASVEQKWCSFIEKIDLQENDWLGGLYIERHRWAPTLLRKYFWAGMSATQSSESIHAFFDGYITSTTSLNQFVKQYDNALRSRAEKEFEADFNSMDTTIPCGSNSSVEKKFQSEFTNAKFKEIQVEFISKMNCSASLNSMEGCFATYHVLEEILVGDIRKERVLKVVLNKENHDFKCECSLFEFRGIVCRHVLSVCSQERIISLPEKYVLTRWKKNIKRKHSYIKTSYGVTKLKPQMDRFDKLYKHFYEVAEVAAESGETTEDLHETLHLFSSNMSTKDSALIEENLNEDFNPINSNRSRSPKHVKRKGRPPSKRKTSAAETIAKRSRKRTKKSDHIELTIVGNCMSFMDLLTTCETPLTCSPQVIQVRYSGGMLQDCKLTFVLIQIVNGAVL; encoded by the exons ATGGACGGTTCAAGCATTTTTATAGAATGTGGTAGTAGTCAAGAGGAAGATGTAGAAGTTGATCACGGTGAttgtgatggtgatgatgatgacTCACTTTGGGTTCCTGAAATTGGGATGTGTTTTTCTTGTCTAGAGGAAGTTAAAACATATTATCAAGA CCCTACAAAAGCAAGATTGTTCAAGGCTAACAAGAAAATGAACTTACATGTGAGGAGAACAATCCAAATCAATGATGATGCGGGAGTAAGGATCAACAAGACTTTTCAATCACTTGTTAAAGATGCAGGAGAACATGAAAATATTCCCTTTTGTGAAAAAGTTGTGAGGAATTATATTAACAAAGAGCGTCGTGCAATTGGAAAAGAAGGTGATGGTAAGACTTTGATTAGTTATTTTTGTAAAATGAGGGAACAAAATACAGATTTCTTCTATGACATATATTTGGATGATGATTTTCATGTGAGGAATGTATTTTGGGTTGATGCAAGAAATAGAGCCGCTTACGAATATTTTGGAGATGTTGTAACTTTTGACACAACATACTTAACTAACAAGTATGACATGCCTTTTGCTGCATTCGTGGGTGTGAATCACCATAGTCAATCAACATTACTTGGTTGTGGATTACTATCAGGTGAAGACACAGATTCTTTCGTGTGGCTATTTAAGTCATGGCTTCGTTGTATGCTAGAAAAATCACCTTTGGGTATTGTGACTGATCAATATAAGGCTATGAAAAATGCTATTGAGTTAGTCTTCCCTACAACTCGTCATAGGCGGTGTTTATGGCATATAatgattttttttccagaaaagCTTAGTGGATATGGTGAATACAAAAGGATCAAGTATGAAATGAAAGAAGCAGTCTATGATACATTTACAACAGCTAGTGTTGAACAAAAATGGTGTTCGTTCATAGAAAAAATTGATCTCCAAGAAAATGATTGGTTGGGTGGGTTGTATATTGAGCGTCATAGGTGGGCACCAACTTTGTTAAGGAAATATTTTTGGGCTGGTATGTCAGCTACGCAAAGTAGTGAGAGCATACATGCTTTCTTTGATGGATATATTACTTCTACAACAAGTCTAAATCAGTTCGTGAAACAATATGATAATGCTCTTAGAAGTCGGGCAGAAAAGGAATTTGAAGCTGATTTTAATTCGATGGATACAACAATTCCATGTGGGTCAAACTCGTCCGTTGAGAAAAAATTCCAAAGTGAGTTTACGAATGCAAAATTCAAGGAAATTCAAGTGGAATTCATATCTAAAATGAATTGTTCTGCCTCATTAAATAGCATGGAAGGTTGCTTTGCTACGTATCATGTGTTGGAGGAGATATTAGTTGGAGACATACGCAAAGAGCGGGTCTTAAAAGTTGTGCTTAATAAGGAAAACCATGATTTCAAATGTGAATGCTCATTATTTGAGTTTAGAGGTATTGTGTGTCGGCATGTGTTATCTGTGTGTAGTCAGGAGAGGATTATAAGTCTTCCAGAGAAGTATGTTTTAACGAGATGGAAAAAAAACATTAAAAGGAAGCATTCATATATCAAGACTAGTTATGGTGTAACAAAGTTGAAGCCACAAATGGACAGGTTTGACAAATTATACAAGCATTTTTATGAGGTTGCTGAAGTAGCTGCTGAGTCAGGAGAGACTACCGAAGACCTCCATGAAACATTACATTTGTTTAGCTCTAATATGTCCACAAAGGATAGTGCACTTATTGAAGAAAACCTCAATGAGGATTTTAATCCAATCAATAGTAATAGAAGTCGTAGTCCAAAACATGTCAAGCGCAAAGGTCGTCCTCCATCTAAAAGAAAAACATCTGCCGCCGAAACGATTGCTAAGAGGTCAAGGAAGCGAACAAAAAAAAGTGATCACATTGAGCTTACTATA GTTGGAAATTGTATGTCATTCATGGATCTTTTGACAACATGTGAAACACCTTTGACGTGTTCACCTCAA GTTATTCAGGTGAGATATTCGGGTGGGATGTTGCAAGATTGTAAATTGACTTTTGTATTAATCCAAATTGTAAATGGTGCAGTATTGTAA
- the LOC127082426 gene encoding protein MAIN-LIKE 1: MDISNKFSISGGLLWELVSRWDVRSRGFRVRDRIVPFTLVDVSFTFGLSIVGKFLVVEEDQQCQTLDLFKGPEVTINNIRKQLRCHKKKLVNFVRLYMLLAFTEFYFPKTGNKVFTGFIKQLDDLDSLDAHSWRIVVYNFVVSSLCESPFVLKKGKNKAQRHLNGCAAILQIWAFNHLSLGKAPAVSRFSFPRVLNWPVISMQKKNIEKAFEKNMIIDKVVATEEELKYDIVNAALFQQGQEFVDVIDYHRLVAENKDFKERIAVLEHEVRMMKEARVNTPFEDEVVQDDRQLVDFITEDEVGTLVGYVGHNTPFNDDVNGAENQSKSKSNMATRMRKKPRKCGKRTRMNL, translated from the exons ATGGATATTTCTAACAAATTCTCAATCTCAGGTGGTTTATTATGGGAGTTAGTAAGTAGATGGGACGTACGTAGTAGGGGATTTAGGGTTAGGGATAGGATAGTTCCCTTTACTCTAGTTGATGTTTCTTTTACTTTTGGATTGTCTATTGTTGGTAAGTTTCTAGTAGTAGAAGAAGATCAACAATGTCAAACATTAGATCTATTTAAAGGGCCCGAGGTAACCATTAACAATATCCGCAAACAACTCCGTTGCCATAAGAAAAAATTAGTTAATTTTGTTAGACTTTACATGTTACTTGCATTTACGGAGTTTTACTTTCCCAAAACAGGGAATAAGGTATTTACGGGATTTATTAAGCAATTGGATGATTTGGATTCCCTTGATGCACATAGTTGGAGAATTGTTGTTTATAACTTTGTAGTTTCTAGTTTATGTGAGTCTCCATTTGTGTTGAAGAAGGGGAAAAACAAGGCACAAAGACATTTAAACGGGTGTGCTGCCATATTGCAG ATTTGGGCATTCAACCATTTATCTTTGGGGAAAGCACCTGCTGTTTCTAGGTTTAGTTTTCCACGTGTATTGAATTGGCCAGTGATAAGTATGcagaagaaaaatattgaaaaagCATTTGAAAAAAATATG ATAATTGATAAAGTGGTTGCAACAGAGGAAGAACTAAAATATGACATAGTCAATGCTGCTCTGTTTCAACAAGGACAAGAGTTTGTGGATGTTATTGATTATCATAGATTGGTGGCTGAGAATAAAGATTTCAAAGAGAGGATAGCAGTTCTTGAGCATGAAGTGAGGATGATGAAAGAGGCGAGAGTTAACACTCCGTTTGAGGACGAGGTTGTTCAGGATGATCGACAACTTGTGGACTTTATCACTGAAGATGAAGTAGGAACTTTGGTTGGATATGTTGGACATAACACTCCATTTAATGATGATGTCAATGGTGCGGAAAACCAATCAAAGTCTAAATCCAACATGGCTACAAGAATGAGGAAGAAACCAAGAAAGTGTGGAAAAAGAACCAGAATGAATTTGTAA